The genomic window TGTCAACCCGAAGTTTACCCTTGATATCTGATACACCAAAACGTGTTGCCATCTCATCAACATCAAGGAGGTTGATGTCCAAACTGGAAACATTTAAATCAGCAAGGTTCATATTGCGTGCGGCCTCCATGGCAACAATGATATCTCCGCCCATACCTGAAATTGCCTCTCTTCGCAGTCTTTCTCCCTCTGCCTGTGCCTGCTTGATTAAGAGATTTCCTTCGGCCACGCGTTGCTCCTTGTAAAGGTCTCCTTCTGCTTTCTTTTGGATCAGGTATTTATCAGCCTCAGCAAGAATTTCGATTGTCTGCTTTGTCGTTTCCGCATCAAGTACCGTAATTGATCGCTCCTTGTCTCCGATGATTTTCTGTGCAATAGCCTCCGTGTCGGCATCAATCGTTTGCGTAATACCTCTTTCTTCTGCAGCGAGCGCTTTTGATATATTTAAAACGTTATCGAGCTCTGCTAATTTAATATTCTTAATCTTTCTTTCCAGCTGTGGGTCAAATCTCATCTCCAGGATAAGAACATCGATGATATCGACATTCCTGTCGGAAAGCCTCGTGATAAGCTGCACCTTAAATGCATCCGCTCTTTTCCGCTTTTCTTCGGGATTATACAAATCGCGTTCCGTCATTTTTCCCAGCACACTCCTTGCGATGTCCCGTATCTCGTTTTCAACGATAATCTTATACCGTTCTCCAACACCGAGATCCTCACGGAGTT from Candidatus Brocadia sp. includes these protein-coding regions:
- a CDS encoding SPFH domain-containing protein, which translates into the protein MHLGKFTAKYLIPIGIVVFLVLFVIGIKFFVIKVGVDQVGVRTIIWGVKRGLVQKDYGPGWHRAISGIDQWDLYDSTVQTLELAKHPSHQGHDERQEAAIRTADDYDVSADLIVKYQIKKGHAWKLREDLGVGERYKIIVENEIRDIARSVLGKMTERDLYNPEEKRKRADAFKVQLITRLSDRNVDIIDVLILEMRFDPQLERKIKNIKLAELDNVLNISKALAAEERGITQTIDADTEAIAQKIIGDKERSITVLDAETTKQTIEILAEADKYLIQKKAEGDLYKEQRVAEGNLLIKQAQAEGERLRREAISGMGGDIIVAMEAARNMNLADLNVSSLDINLLDVDEMATRFGVSDIKGKLRVDTKTFTQIQEMLNQPKSTDAAKPK